The proteins below are encoded in one region of Longimicrobium sp.:
- a CDS encoding EpsI family protein, which translates to MSARRWWAPATVLAAGALLVAASGRQRSLPLQVPLAEAVPARIGAWVGRDRQIGDEERRVAGMDDYLMRVYAQPGAAAAFSLYVGYYRSQAQGRTIHSPKNCLPGAGWEVLTTRTMRVATAAGPVTVNRALLQNEGQRALVLYWYQGRGRVTADEYAVKWNLLRDAALRRRTEEALVRVIVPVDGSEARAEEVAVRAALTAVPAVARALPQPG; encoded by the coding sequence GTGAGCGCCCGGCGCTGGTGGGCCCCCGCCACCGTGCTGGCCGCCGGCGCGCTGCTGGTGGCCGCCTCGGGGCGGCAGCGCTCGCTCCCCCTGCAGGTGCCGCTGGCCGAGGCCGTCCCCGCGCGCATCGGCGCCTGGGTCGGGCGCGACCGCCAGATCGGCGACGAGGAGCGGCGCGTGGCGGGGATGGACGACTACCTGATGCGCGTCTACGCCCAGCCCGGCGCCGCCGCGGCCTTCTCCCTCTACGTGGGCTACTACCGCAGCCAGGCGCAGGGGCGGACCATCCACTCGCCGAAGAACTGCCTTCCCGGCGCGGGGTGGGAGGTGCTGACGACGCGGACGATGCGCGTGGCCACGGCGGCCGGCCCGGTGACGGTGAACCGGGCGCTGCTGCAGAACGAGGGGCAGCGCGCGCTGGTGCTGTACTGGTACCAGGGGCGGGGCCGGGTGACGGCGGACGAGTACGCGGTGAAGTGGAACCTCCTGCGCGACGCGGCGCTCCGGCGCCGCACCGAGGAGGCACTGGTGCGGGTGATCGTTCCGGTGGACGGAAGCGAGGCCCGCGCGGAAGAGGTGGCGGTGCGCGCCGCCCTCACGGCGGTTCCGGCCGTGGCGCGGGCGCTCCCCCAGCCCGGGTGA
- a CDS encoding exosortase/archaeosortase family protein, giving the protein MTELALSAAPRARARLAGATAAAAPVIAAAAFAVLFWRPAATLARDWWSDPNAGHGLLLAPVAAWLAWRAGLVARPAPRQGAGVALLAGAVGLRWLSGLAAELFTMRLSLLVALAALVVFVWGWRQVARWWLPFGLLVLCIPLPAVVMASLALPLQFKASALGAAMLHWRNIPVELTGNVINLPGRSLFVTEACSGLRSLSALLAIALLAGGLWLRTATARGVLLALALPVAVLLNGVRVFLTGFLVVFVDPRLGDGFMHLTEGWLIYLAALAILGAIAAGLTRVERRFVPEAA; this is encoded by the coding sequence GTGACCGAGCTGGCGCTTTCCGCCGCGCCGCGCGCCCGGGCCCGCCTGGCCGGCGCGACCGCAGCCGCCGCCCCGGTGATCGCCGCGGCGGCGTTCGCGGTGCTGTTCTGGCGCCCCGCCGCCACGCTGGCGCGCGACTGGTGGAGCGACCCCAACGCGGGCCACGGCCTCCTGCTGGCCCCCGTGGCCGCGTGGCTGGCCTGGCGCGCCGGCCTCGTCGCCCGCCCCGCGCCCCGGCAGGGCGCCGGCGTGGCGCTGCTGGCGGGCGCCGTCGGCCTGAGGTGGCTCTCCGGCCTGGCCGCCGAGCTCTTCACCATGCGGCTGTCGCTGCTCGTGGCGCTGGCCGCGCTGGTCGTGTTCGTGTGGGGATGGCGGCAGGTGGCGCGCTGGTGGCTCCCGTTCGGGCTGCTGGTGCTCTGCATCCCCCTTCCCGCCGTGGTGATGGCCTCGCTGGCGCTGCCGCTGCAGTTCAAGGCCTCGGCGCTGGGCGCGGCCATGCTGCACTGGCGCAACATCCCGGTGGAGCTCACGGGGAACGTGATCAACCTCCCCGGCCGCAGCCTGTTCGTGACCGAGGCGTGCAGCGGGCTGCGCTCGCTCTCGGCGCTGCTGGCCATCGCCCTGCTCGCCGGGGGGCTGTGGCTGCGCACGGCGACGGCGCGCGGCGTGCTGCTGGCGCTGGCGCTTCCGGTGGCCGTGCTGCTGAACGGCGTGCGCGTCTTCCTCACCGGCTTCCTGGTGGTGTTCGTGGACCCCCGCCTGGGCGACGGGTTCATGCACCTGACCGAGGGGTGGCTGATCTACCTGGCCGCGCTGGCCATCCTGGGCGCCATCGCCGCCGGGCTCACGCGCGTGGAGCGCCGCTTCGTGCCGGAGGCCGCGTGA
- a CDS encoding sugar transferase — protein MTADELVISPAPVPELSIPRPFQGVRLDVDAVRALNVAAALLLLALAAPLMLLIALLVKLTSRGPVIFRQVRVGVDRRAPGSADNRWRRTFDYGGRLFTMYKFRTMTASSDDRLQVWAQPDDPRVTRLGRMLRKYRLDELPQLFNVLRGDMNLVGPRPEQPRIFAELREQVDRYAERQRVLPGITGWAQVNQPYDRSLDDVRGKVQLDLEYIATRSVRRDLAILLRTVPTVVLRRGGW, from the coding sequence CTGTCCATCCCCCGCCCGTTCCAGGGCGTGCGGCTGGACGTGGACGCGGTCCGCGCGCTGAACGTGGCCGCGGCGCTCCTGCTCCTGGCGCTGGCCGCGCCGCTGATGCTGCTGATCGCCCTGCTGGTGAAGCTCACCTCGCGCGGCCCCGTCATCTTCCGCCAGGTACGCGTGGGGGTCGACCGCCGCGCCCCGGGAAGCGCCGACAACCGCTGGCGCCGGACCTTCGACTACGGCGGCCGGCTCTTCACCATGTACAAGTTCCGCACGATGACCGCCTCGTCGGACGACCGCCTGCAGGTGTGGGCGCAGCCCGACGACCCCCGCGTGACCCGCCTGGGCCGGATGCTGCGCAAGTACCGGCTCGACGAGCTCCCGCAGCTGTTCAACGTGCTGCGCGGCGACATGAACCTGGTGGGCCCGCGCCCCGAGCAGCCCCGCATCTTCGCCGAACTGCGCGAGCAGGTGGACCGCTACGCCGAGCGCCAGCGCGTCCTTCCCGGCATCACCGGGTGGGCGCAGGTGAACCAGCCCTACGACCGCTCGCTCGACGACGTGCGCGGCAAGGTGCAGCTGGACCTGGAGTACATCGCCACCCGCTCGGTGCGGCGCGACTTGGCCATCCTGCTGCGCACCGTGCCCACGGTGGTCCTGCGCCGCGGTGGTTGGTGA